TGGAGGACCTGTGCAAGGCCGCCAAAGGCATCGGCCTGTCGTCGATAGAACTGCTGGGTCCGGATGACTGGCCTACTTTAAAGAAATATGGGCTAACCTGCGCCATGGCCTGGGGAGCGGAGAAAAGCCTGACGGAGGGATTTAACGAGCCGAAGTACCACGACGAGCTGGTGACCCGCTACGAGGCGATGATCCCGAAGGTGGCGGCTGCCGGGCATGACAACCTGATCTGCTTCTCGGGCAACCGCAACGGCATGGACGACGAGCAGGGCATGAAGAACTGCGCCGCTGGCCTGAAACGGCTGATGAAAACGGCGGAGAAGCATAAGGTGACGCTGTCGATGGAGCTGCTCAACAGCAAGGTCAATCACAAGGACTATATGTGCGACCACACCGAGTGGGGCGTTGAGCTGGCGAAGATGATTGGCTCAGACCGGTTTAAGCTGCTCTACGACATCTACCATATGCAGATCATGGAAGGCGACGTAATCCGCACGATTCAGGCAAGTCATCCCTATATATCGCATTACCACACGGGCGGCGTGCCCGGCCGCAATGAGATAGACGAGACGCAGGAGCTGTATTATCCCGCCATCATGCGCGCGATTCTGGCAACCGGCTACAAAGGGTTCGTGGGTCAGGAGTTCATCCCGGCCTCCGGGGAGCCGCTCGCCTCGCTGAAGGAGAGCGTGGTGATCTGCGACGTGTGAGCCATATATAAAATACGACTGCCCAGTAGTGAAACAGGTGGAGCGGCGGCATTATCCTATATAGGATAATGCCGCCGCTCCACCTGTTTATATATTTATATATGGCAAGGTGAGGGTTTATACCAGTATCAAATGGGTTTAATAGCATAACTGTCCAACCACCCCTGCCCCTCCTTGTCTTTTTCGAGGGCCCCTACCCCCAGGAGGGGAGCCTGCTACTGCTTTCTATAACTGTAAGGACTATAGTTGAAGGTATAGCTATCAAAATAAACGCTCCATATATAGCCAAATTTAACAGGCATTTGCCAAGAGGAAGAATGGTGAAGCAGTAAGGAAAACTCCCCTTCTTGGACTCTAAAGGGGGCCCCTTCACCCCCAGGAGGGGCAGGGGTGGTTCGATATAGTTGCAAAGCGAGTATGCCATATGCGCAAAAACTAATTGATAGTGGTGCATAAATATTCCCATATACAGGTCAGCCTGCTACTTCCGCAACCACCGTATTTAATATCTTGCCCCGCCTTACATCCGTACATGCTAATTCCTAATTTTTAATTTCTTATCGTGAAAGCAGTGAACATCTATATCATCACAGGAGCCAGCAAGGGTATTGGCAAGGCAATAGCAGAAGAACTGTTAAAGGACGGAAACAACCAGGTGGTGGGCGTGCAGCGGACCAACAGCATCAGCCACCCGAACTACCGCCACCAGCCCCTGGATTTCTCTGACATCGATGCCGTGGAGCACAACCTCCAAAAAGTATTTCTGCCTTACCCGGGTGCCGCCAGGCTGGTGCTGGTGAACAATGCCGGTGTGCTGGGAGACATCGGGTATATAGGCGAAGGGATGCCGAACGAGCGCTTCGAGTTTGTCTTCGATGTGAACGTGGTGGTGCCAGCCATGCTGATGAACACCTTTCTGCAGGTATATAAAGATCATCCGGCGCAGAAAGTGGTGGTGAACGTGAGTTCCGGTGCGGGAAAGTACCCCGTGGACGGTTGGGCCAGCTACTGCGCCTCCAAAGCCGCTATTGATATGCTGTCGCTGACGGTGCAGAAAGAGCAGGAGGTGCGTGGCACCAGTACCCGCATATATGCCCTTTCGCCGGGGGTGGTGGATACGGCCATGCAGGAGAGCATCCGGGAAGCCGACGCCAGCCGGTTCAGTGCCGTGGAGAAGTTCCGGGATTACAAAGCCCACGGAGAGCTGGCCTCGCCGGAGGAAGTAGGCCGGAAGATCGTGCACTTCCTGTATAACACGGAAAACTATAAGGAAGTAATTGTGTCGGTGCGGGATATGTGAGGCCATATATGACACCATATGGCGCAAGCCTTCTGGCTCGTGCGCTATAGTTGCTTTCCAACATTCCTGGTGTCCGGAATGTCACAGCCATATAGCCCCGCCCGGAAAGGCGGGGCTTTCCGCTTTTGGAGGGATAGACAAATGTTAACAGAAGCGGAGGAAAACGGCTTCATTTATATCAGATTTTGCAAATGTTTGCTTAACTGCGCTGAAAAAAGTAATTTATTCCGGCAAATCATCAGAAGCTACCCAATATGGATCACAAGGCAAGCATGCAGCAGTACTGGAAGCGCAACGTGCGCATCCTCCTCACCCTGCTGGGGATATGGTTCATTGTTTCGTTCGGGTGCGGCATCTTGCTGGTCGACGAGCTGAACCGGTTCCGGCTGGGCGGCTTTAAGCTCGGTTTCTGGTTTGCCCAGCAGGGCGCCATTTACTTCTTCGTACTCATCATCTTCGCCTACGTGTGGCTCATGAACAGGCTCGACCGCGAGTTTGACGTTGACGAAGCATAACCTCCCTCACACCTAAACAAATCCGAAATGGGAATTTTAACCTGGACATACATTCTGGTGGGGCTGAGTTTCGCCCTTTACATCGGCATTGCCATCTGGTCGCGCGCCGGCTCCACGAAAGAGTTTTATGTGGCGGGCGGCGGCGTGTCGCCGCTGGCGAACGGCATGGCCACCGCCGCCGACTGGATGTCAGCGGCCTCCTTTATCTCCATGGCGGGCCTCATCTCCTTCATGGGCTACGACGGCTCGGTTTACCTGATGGGCTGGACGGGCGGCTACGTGCTGCTGGCCCTGCTGCTGGCGCCCTACCTGCGCAAGTTCGGCAAGTTCACCGTCCCTGATTTTGTGGGCGACCGCTATTATTCCCGGACCGCGCGGCTGGTGGCCGTGGTCTGCGCCATATTCATCTCGTTTACCTATGTGGCGGGGCAGATGCGGGGCGTGGGCATCGTGTTCTCCCGTTTCCTGGAGGTGCAGATAGAGACGGGCGTGGTGATCGGGATGGTGATTGTGCTGTTTTATGCGGTGCTGGGCGGCATGAAGGGCATTACCTACACGCAGGTGGCGCAGTATTGCGTGCTGATTTTCGCCTATATGGTGCCGGCCATTTTCATCTCGCTCATGCTCACCGGCAACCCCATCCCGCAGCTCGGCCTTGGCAGCGAACTGAAGGAGGGTGGTTATATGCTGGACAAACTCGACGGGATGCTGACGGAGCTGGGCTTCGCTGCCTTCACGAGCGGGAGCAAGGCCACCATCGACGTGTTCTTTATCACAGCGGCGCTGATGGTGGGCACCGCCGGGCTGCCGCACGTGATCGTGCGCTTCTTCACGGTGCCGCGCGTGCGCGATGCCCGGATGTCGGCTGGCTACGCGCTGGTTTTCATTGCCATTTTATATACCACCGCGCCGGCCGTCGGAGCTTTCGGGATGTACAACATGCTGCAGACCACCAGCAACCAGCCCATAGCCGATATGCCCCAGTGGGTGACCAACTGGCAGAAAACGGGCCTGATTGCCCTGGACGACAAGAACGGCGACGGACGCATCCAGTATGTAAAAGGCCCGGAGCAGAACGAGCTGATCATCGACAAAGACATCATGGTGCTGGCCAACCCCGAGATTGCGCAGCTGCCCAACTGGGTGATTGCGCTGGTGGCGGCGGGCGGGCTGGCGGCGGCGCTCTCCACGGCGGCGGGCTTGCTGCTGGTTATCTCCACGTCCATCTCCCACGACCTGCTGAAGAAGTCTTTCATGCCGGATATCTCGGAGAAAAGCGAGTTGATTGCGGCCCGCGTGGCCGCCGCTGTAGCCGTGATTGTCGCGGGGTATTTCGGCATCAACCCGCCGGGCTTTGTGGCCGAGGTGGTGGCTTTTGCCTTCGGCCTGGCCGCCGCGTCGTTTTTCCCGGTCATCATCATGGGCATCTTCTCGAAGCGCATGAACCGGGAGGGGGCCATCGCCGGGATGGTGACCGGGCTGGTGTTCACCATCGCCTATATATCCTACTTCAAGTTCATCAGCCCCGAGATGGACAAGCCTGAGAACTGGCTGTTCCATATATCGCCGGAGGGCATCGGGACGCTGGGGATGATCCTGAACTTTGCCGTCTCCTTCGCCGTCTCCCGGATGACGCCGCCTCCGCCCGTCGCTGTGCAGGAACTGGTGGAGGAGATACGGGTGCCGCGCGGTGCAGAAGCCGCCGCCGTGGCGCATTAGCACCGCCGCCTCCAGTGGAAGGAACGGCAGACAAAAGCAGCCTGTGCAGGTGCTTTTGTCTGCCGTTTTGCCTAACTTATATCGGAGCGGCCGCATATTTCCTGCCGCCCCGCCGCAGACAGGCCTAATACAGTTGTTTGAACACAGGAACCAGCGGGGAGCCACGGTCGCGTAGGATTTATATATCCCATGCCGCAGATGGACTGCGTATATATAAAAGCACTCAAAATATATAGTACCGCATATAAACACTTTGCTTTATGACGAACTACCAGATTAAAACCTATGAAGAATACCAGCAAGCCTATGCCCGTAGTGTAGAGGACCCGGAGAGTTTCTGGGCCGGCATCGCCGACACCTTCACCTGGCGCAAAAAGTGGGACAAGACGCTGGAGTGGAATTTTCAGGAGCCGGACATCAAGTGGTTCCAGGGAGGAAAGCTCAACATTACCGAAAACTGCCTGGACCGCCACCTGAAGACGCGCGGCAACAAGCTGGCCCTGATCTGGGAGCCGAACGACCCGAAGGAGCGTTTTATCCGCTACACCTACCGCGAGCTGTACGAGAAGGTCTGCCAGTTTGCCAACGTGCTGAAGAAGAACGGCGCGAAGAAGGGCGACCGCATCTGCATTTATATGCCCATGATTCCCGAGCTGGCTTTCGCCGTGCTGGCCTGCGCCCGCATCGGTGCCGTTCATTCGGTGGTGTTCGCCGGTTTCTCCGCCTCGGCGATGGCCGACCGCATCAATGACGCGCAGTGCAGCATGGTGCTGACCTCTGACGGCCTGAACCGCGGCGCCAAACAGATACCCGTGAAGCGCGTGGTGGATGAGGCGCTGGAGCACTGCGCCTCGGTGCAGAAAGTGATTGTGGTGGAGCGCCTGGGCTGGGCCGTGAACATGGTGGAGGGCCGCGACGTGTGGTACCATGACGAGGTGCAGGGGGTGAGCAAAGAGTGCCCCGCCGAGGAGATGGACGCCGAGGACATGCTCTTTATTTTATATACCTCCGGCTCCACGGGCAAGCCCAAAGGCGTGGTACACACCTGCGGCGGCTATATGGTGTACGCCCAGTACACGTTTATGAACGTGTTTCAGTACCAGGAGAGCGACGTGTACTGGTGTACCGCCGACATCGGCTGGGTGACGGGCCATACCTACCTGCTGTACGGGCCGCTGCTCTCGGGGGCCACCACGCTCATGTTCGAGGGCGTGCCCACCTACCCCGACAATGGCCGCTTCTGGCAGGTGGTGGACAAATTCAGCGTCTCGATTTTCTATACCGCGCCAACGGCCATCCGGGCGCTGATGGGCGGCGATATCGAGGATGTGCTGTCCTACAGCCTCGACTCGCTGCGGGTGCTCGGCTCGGTAGGAGAGCCCATCAACGAAGAGGCCTGGCACTGGTACCACACCCACGTGGGCAAAAACCGCTGCCCGGTGGTGGACACCTGGTGGCAGACCGAGACGGGCGGCATCATGATATCTTCGCTGGCGAACGTGACGCCCACCAAGCCTGCCCACGCCGCCTATCCGCTGCCGGGGGTACAACCCATTCTGGTGGATGCCGAGGGAAATGAAATCACAGAGAACGAGGTGGAGGGCTACCTGTGCATGAAGTTCCCGTGGCCAGGCATCATCCGGACCACCTACGGCGACCATGAGCGCGCCCGCCTCAGCTATTTCTCCACCTACAAAGGCCTCTACTTTACCGGCGACGGCGCCAAGCGCGACGGGAACGGCCTGTACCGCATCATCGGCCGCGTGGACGATGTGATAAACGTGTCGGGGCACCGCTTCGGGACGGCTGAGATTGAGGAAGCCATCAACCACAACGAGCACGTGGTGGAGTCGGCGGTGGTGGGCTACCCACATGATGTGAAAGGGCAGGGCATCTATGCCTTCGTCATTTGCAGAGACGTACCGGAGCATGTAGATTGGTTGCGGGCAGAGATTGTGGAGACGGTGGTGGAGAAAATAGGCAAGATAGCGCGGCCCGACAAAATCCAGATTGTGAGCGGCCTGCCCAAAACGCGCTCCGGCAAGATCATGCGCCGCATCCTGCGCAAAGTGGCCGAAGGCGACACCTCCAACCTCGGCGACACCTCCACGCTGCTGGACCCAGCGGTGGTTGACGAGATAAAGGAAGGAGCGTTGTAGCGCTGAGGAAAGCTCTTGTTGAAAAATCCTGCAGCTCATACTGCAGGATTTATATTATGGTAAAAGAAGGGGGTTGTTGGGTTTTGAATGATATTTTTTCTGCGGATAGCTTTTTTATAATGATACTTACTTTACCATTTGCTGTTAATTATGAAAGTAGAGAAAAAATTATATTTATGTAGGTTTTATCATGAAACCTGTCTAGAGTTTCCGGTAAGAGCTTAAATCAGGGTTTGAAACAGCTTTCAAAGCTGCAATCACTTCAAAATCTATGATTTTTAAGGCACAATTGAGACTATTTTACTGCTGACTCTATTCATATGGTATCAAAAACCGGCAAAAATCAGAAACCCTAAACAGCTTCATGTTGTGCGAAATAAATGATAAAATAAAATGAACAGAATAGATGAAGTAGAAACAGGAGGTATAGATGTTCATCCTTTCGCATTCTATCCTGAAATGATTCAATGGAAGCTTCAACAAAAAAATAATGTAACAATAGAGCACTTGCACAAGTCCTTAGCAATCTCGATTATTATTGACTGTGCATGTTTAATAGAGGGAGTACTTAATATAATTAATAAAGAATTGCTTCAGGACGCACGGCACTCAAAAAATTCACTACAACATCGGTTACTAACTCTATTAGAGCAACGCCTTGAAAAGGGTCAATTTAGTGAATATACTAATATATATAGTACTCTCGTGGGTAGGGAGATAAAAGTTTTGGTGGGAAATGAATCTTGGAAAAGCATTGTGACATTGTTCTCTTTTAGGAATAATTTGGTTCATGGAAACGTAATTGAAATTACCGAACATAAATCAAATCGAGGAGTTAGGGTTGAAGTTTTTAACACCTATAAAAGAATTTATGAATATCTTCTGGAGAAGAAGTTGATTGATGTATATACTCTCGAACCTGAAAACCTTTTGTTCAACGAAAGTATTTTATCATTCTTCTATGAATCAACAATAGGATTTATCAGAGTGTTAGTGAAAAATGCGCCTAAGCGCTCACAAGACTATATAAGAGAGATGACTACCTTTTTAGAGAGTAAATAAGGCCATATTGGGGAGGAGGCATTTTTGTATTTGTTCCTTTTGGACGCTGAAGTAATGAAAATATAGACTTGGAATATCATGTTTTTTAAAAGCAACTAATCATATATATAATATTCCAAAACAGTTATAATAGGGTATGATTACAAAGTATGACATTCTCTCCAAACTGAAAGAGCTGAAACCAGCACTTAACAGAGACTATGCGGTTAAAGAAATTGGATTGTTCGGTTCATTTTCGGACGATTCGTACAATGAGCACAGTGACATTGACTTACTGGTGGAACTGGAAAGGCCTATCGGGTGGAAATTCTTCTCCCTGGAGCTATACCTCGAGAAAATATTTGGCCGAAAAATCGACCTGGTGACTAAAAATGCGCTCAAAGACCAGATCAAAGACGGTATCCTGCAGCAAGTTGAATACGTGTAAGTGAAGAGGAATAGAAGAACATATAGAATGTATCTTGAAGACATTCTTGTGTCTATTAACCGCATAGTTGAATATATGGAGGGGTATACCTTTGTTGACTTCAAGAGAGATCATAAAACAGTTGATGCGGTGATTCGGAATTTCGAGGTTATCGGAGAAGCCTCAAATAAATTGCCGAAGGAAATAAAATCAAAATATCCGATGGTTCCTTGGGCTGAGATGTACTTGTTGAGAAACAAGATTTCTCATGAGTACTTTGGAGTTGACTTTGAAATAATCTGGGATGTTGCCACGAATCATTTACCTGACAATAAAATTCAAATAGAAGAAATATTGAATAAAGAAAAGTAAAGAAGCAAACTAATGCCGGGCAGTTTTAGGTAAGACTAAGCAATTTTCCCCGCTATAACTCTCTTACTTATCTTGCAAACAGCTAAGGGAAGGCTATTTCACAACAACTAACAATTACCAATCAGCAATTCCCACTACCTTGCCTCCAAGGCATATCCTATGCCTATATGTAATCACCTTTTAAAGCACGCTACAAATGCAGGTAATACGGCTGCAGCAGTGCTATAAACTCCTGTGTGTAGGTTGCCTTGTCGGCCTCCCGTATATATAGCCGCCTGCTTAGAGGCTGGCCTACAGGGGCAAAGCCGAATGTCTGGATATGGCGGATGCACTTGCCGCCTCTATAGGTGAAGACCTCCACCGTTTCTGCTAAGTGAAAACCGTATGCCTGCGCCGCTTTCTGAAAAAGGGCCGCTTCGGCAGGTGGGAGCAAGAGGAACAGGTGGCCCTGCGGCGTGAGGTGCTGCCGTGCGAAATGCAAGATGTCCTCGAAAAGCAAGTCGCCGGTGTGGCGTGCGGTATTTTTGGCCGCATTCTCTGATTTGAGCGAGGCCAGGAAAAACGGCGGGTTTGATAAAATCACGTCATAGGGCTGCTGTGCCGCATAATGTTGTAGCGGCTCAGCGTGCAGCCGAAGCCGGTCAGCCCAGGGACTCACCGCGAAGTTCTCCCTCGCCTGCACCTGCGCCTCCGGATTTATTTCCACGGCATCCACCACAGCCTCGCTTCGCTGCGCCACCATCAGCGACAGCAATCCGGTGCCTGCCCCAATGTCCAGCACCCGCCGCGCACCCGCCACATCTATATAAGCCCCGAAAAGGCAGGAATCCGTACACACCTTCATCGCACACCTGTCCTGCGCTACCCGGAACTGCTTAAACTGGAAAAAGTCGTTTGGCATGGGGAGGAAGTCTTGAATGAGTGATTCAGTGATTGAGTGAATAGAGAGAATTTTGAATGAGCGGAGATTGGTATATATAGAATTTGAAAGGCTATCCTGAAATCATCTAGGCTCAGATAGTTAATGTTCTTTGCAACTTGCCCACAAGATCCCCCGAATCAAGTTCGGGATTTACCACTTGCAGGACGACAGATGAGGGGGAAAAGAATTTATTCAGTTATTCAATTATTCAAAATTCACTCATCCACTCAACCACTCATTCAAAATTCAGAGCTCAACCCGGCTGCGAGGCACCGGACTCGAAGCCCTGGTCGATGAGCAGGCTGGGGGAGAGGGCGCTGGCAACGGCCAATTCGTCGCAGCGTTCGTTTTCGGGATGGCCGTTGTGGCCGCGTATCCACACAAATTTTACCTGGTGCTTCGGGTAGATGCGCAGGAAACGGGCCCACAGGTCGGCGTTGGCTTTGCCCTTGAAGCCTTTCTTCTGCCAGCCGAACACCCAGCGCTTTTCCACGGCGTCCACCACGTATTTTGAGTCGGAGTAAACAGTAACGGGCATGCCGGGCTTGGTGATGGCCTCCAGCCCCACAATCACGGCCAGTAGTTCCATGCGGTTGTTCGTGGTTTTGCGGAAGCCCTCGCTCATTTCCTTTACATGCTGCTTCCAGCGCAAAATCACGCCATAGCCGCCAGGGCCGGGGTTTCCGCGGGAAGAGCCGTCTGTAAAAAGTTCGATCATGGGTTAGTTTTGAATGAGCGGATGAGTGATTGAGCAAATTAATTTTGAATGACTGACTTTTGAATGACTGAATAATCTTTCCCCTGATAAATCATCCTATATGGGGCCTGGTGGCTGGGCATAAACCGCTTACTACCTAAAGCTATATCCTCTCGACTTAAATACAGGCTCCATGAATTCAATTGTTCAAAACTCAGTTATTCATAATTATAAATTCGTCTTGAAGAGCTTGATAGCGATGGCCAGCAGGATGATGCCGAAAATCTTACGGAGGGCGTCGGCACCCGACTTGCCGAGCTTTCGCTCTATGTAGGCCGAGCCTTTGAGCACCACATATACGAAGCCCAGGTTTAGGACAATGCCCACCAGCACGTTCGGGAGGGAGTAGGCGGCGCGCAGCGAGAGGAGCGTCGTCATGGTGCCGGCCCCCACGATCAGCGGGAACGCCAGCGGCACAATGGAGCCGCTCTTCGACTCCGGGTCACTGTGGAAAAAGTCCTTTCCCAGGATCATCTCCAGGCCGATCAGGAAGATGATGATGGCCCCGGCCATGGCGAAGGATTGGAAATCAATGGCGAACAGTTTAAGGATAGACTCGCCCAGGAACAGGAACGCGATCATCAGGATGGCAGACACAATGGTTGCCTTGCCCGACTCTATACGGCCCTCGCGCTTGCGCAGCTCGATGATGATGGGGATGGAGCCGATGATATCGATGACGGCAAAGAGCGTGAGCGTGACAGAAGCTATCTCCTTGAAACTAAAAATGTCGTTTAAGTTCACCTTATTTATATATGCGGAGTTGCGCGGGTTATATATAAACAGGGTAGTTATTTACCGTTGTCTTATATATAGCCACGCCACCTTGTCTCAAGCCGCAAAGGTAGTAGACTTAAGCGTAATAGTGCAGGAAAAAGCGCTTCAGTTCTTCGTACTCTTCGTCGAGGATAGCCGGAAAGTTGGCAATGCGGAAGGTATTGCGGGCCCAGGGGCCGTAGCCGTTGCCCAGGCGCATGTCATGGGACAGGGCGCGCTTCTTCAACTCGTCCACCAGCTTCTCGCTTCCCTGCAGCGCCAGCACTGTTTTAGACCGCACCTCCTCGTTCTCCACCAGCAGCGTGATATCCGTGAACTGCGCGAAAAAGGCATATAAATCCTGTGCCCTGGCGGTCAGCTCCCCGTCAATGGTCTTGATAAAGGGTCGGTCTTCGAGCACGCGCTTCATCAGGTACAGGTTGAGCACGTTGGGCGTGTGCGTGGTCTGGTAATTCAGCATCTTCTCATATATAGAAACCATGCTGTTATAGTGTGCCCGCTCGGCTATTTTCTTCGCCCGGAAAATGGTGCGCGGCGAGCAGGCCATCACGGCCAGCCCGGCGGGCAGGCCAAAGCACTTCTGCACCGAGGCAAACCATATATCCGCCTTAATCATTTTGAGGTTGAGACCCGCCATGGAAGAGGTCGCGTCCACGGCAATCAGGGTGTCGCGGAAACGGTTGTGCAGGTTCAGGATGCAGGTAGGCGTCACCTGCGTGCCGTTCGATGTCTCGTTCTGCGTGAAGCAGATCAACTCCGTATCCGGGCTCACCTGTACCTCATGCACCGGCATGGGGCTGTTCAGGTCAAACGCAAATCCCTCGGAATTGGGGCGCAGCTTTTTAGCATACTGAAACCACTTCTCCCCGAACGAGCCGTTGTATATATGGGAGCTCTTGTTTTTGGTGAGGCTCTGGATGAGTATTTCCCAGCACTCCGTGGCCGAGGACGTGAAGAAGATGTGGTAGTCCTGCGGAATGTTGAGCCTGCGCCTGATAAGCCCGACCAGGTCGCGCGACAGCTGCACGAACTGATCTCCTCTGTGTGGCGTGCTCATGATTCCTTCGTCATACGCGTCTACCAGGTAGTTACGTACTTCAGGGTATACTTTGGAGGGGCCTGGATAGAAGTTGAGCATGCGCGTAAAGGTATTGAATTTATATAGTAATAACTATATATAATCTTGGTGAAAAAGCTGACGCCTGTATAACGGCCAGGCAAGCTAATTCTTTGCACCGAACCCGATTTGTTTTGGCTTCAGGCGCTCAAAGTACTGAAGCGCAAGCCGGTAACTTTCCAGTCCGAAGCCGCTGATGCTGCCTTTGCAGTAAGGCGCGATCATGCTCTTGTGGCGGAAGGCCTCGCGGGCGTATACGTTGGAGATGTGAACCTCCACCACCGGCACCTCTATCGCCTTGATGGCATCAGAGAGGGCCACGGAGGTATGGGTGTAGGCGCCGGCGTTAAAGATGATGCCTTTGTAGTCGCTGAAGCCCACCTCATGCAGCTTGTCTATCAGCGCGCCCTCCGTGTTCGACTGAAAGTAGGAGAGCTCCAGCGCCGGCAGGTCTTGCTTCAACTCCTCAAAATAATCTTCGAAAGAGCGGCTGCCATATATTGATTTCTCGCGGTGGCCCAGCAGGTTCAGGTTCGGGCCGTTCAGGATAAGGATCTTCATAGGTTGGGTATCGTATTGCAAATTTCCGAGGCTACAAAGGTACGTATTAAGTATCTTTGCTGTTGGAAAATTGTTTGATTGTTGGATGTGTAAATTGCTGCGGGAACATGAATGTCACCTTAACAAGTGCATTTTACTCATCCTAATTCATAATTTCTAATTTTTAATTTCTAATCTTATTTCGTGAACTGGCCTGTCTGCATCAAACAATTCGAGGAGTACCTGAAGCTGGAGAAGTCGCTCTCGCGCCACTCCGTGGAGGCCTACCTGCGCGACATCGGGAAGCTAGCGGATTTCCTGGACATGAAGAAGCTGCGGGTGGCGCCCGAGCATATAACGCCTGCCATCCTCCGCGACTTTCTGGAGTGGATTGGGGAACTGGGGATGACACCCCATTCGCAGGCCCGCACCCTGTCCGGCATCCGCGCCTTCTACAAGTTCCTGATCATGGAGGACATGCTGCAGAACGACCCCACCGACACCATCGAGGCGCCAAAGCTGCGCCGCAAGCTGCCCGACACACTGCACTTCCATGAGATAGAGCAGATGCTGGCCGCCATCGACCTGTCGACGCCAGAAGGCACCCGCAACCGCGCCATGCTGGAAACGCTTTATTCCTCCGGGCTGCGCGTCACCGAGCTGCTCGACCTGAAAATCAGCAACCTCTACGAGGACATGGGCTTCCTGAAGGTGGCCGGTAAAGGCGACAAAGAGCGCCTGGTGCCGATTGGCCGCGATGCCCTGAAGCACATCCAGCTATATCGGGAGGGGGTGCGCTGCCACCTTACCATCAAAAAAGGCCACGAAGACGTTTTGTTCCTGAACCGGCGCGGGGCCAAAATGTCGCGCGTGATGATGTTCATGATCATCAAAGAGGTGGCCGCCAAAGCCGGCATCCAGAAAACGGTGAGCCCGCACACTTTCCGCCACTCCTTCGCCACGCACCTGATAGAAGGCGGCGCCGACCTGCGCGCCGTGCAGGAAATGCTGGGCCACGAGTCTATCACCACTACCGAAATCTATACGCACCTGGACAGGGACTACCTGAAGCAGGTAATCAAGGATTACCACCCGAGAAGTTAGTTTGATTCTGGCAAGGGGCTTGCAGGAACCCCCGAACTGCTTCGGGGCAGGTGCGCACATTGCGAGGTCTGTACTATATATAACCAAAAGCAAAACACCCTCACAACTTTAGAGATTGTGAGGGTGCTTTTATTATGGGGAAGGAGTACAGCCTTTAAGCAGGCATCAGTTCCTTCAGTTCGCTTACCACTTTTGTCATCGAGGACTTCGCGTCGCCGAAAAGCATCAGGCAATTGGGGTAACCAAACAGCTCGTTCTCGATGCCCGCGTAGCCAGCGCTCATACCGCGCTTGCAAACGATGACGGTGCGCGCCTTGTCGGCGTTCAGAATCGGCATGCCATATATGGGGCTGGCCGGATTGGTGCGGGCGGCAGGGTTCACCACGTCGTTGGCGCCGA
This window of the Pontibacter russatus genome carries:
- a CDS encoding hydroxypyruvate isomerase family protein — protein: MKNHYNRRAALKNLAGGAAVVASAMLLPEPLRAAGLKEFRLKGNINHSVCKWCYQDIPLEDLCKAAKGIGLSSIELLGPDDWPTLKKYGLTCAMAWGAEKSLTEGFNEPKYHDELVTRYEAMIPKVAAAGHDNLICFSGNRNGMDDEQGMKNCAAGLKRLMKTAEKHKVTLSMELLNSKVNHKDYMCDHTEWGVELAKMIGSDRFKLLYDIYHMQIMEGDVIRTIQASHPYISHYHTGGVPGRNEIDETQELYYPAIMRAILATGYKGFVGQEFIPASGEPLASLKESVVICDV
- a CDS encoding DUF4212 domain-containing protein, which encodes MDHKASMQQYWKRNVRILLTLLGIWFIVSFGCGILLVDELNRFRLGGFKLGFWFAQQGAIYFFVLIIFAYVWLMNRLDREFDVDEA
- the acs gene encoding acetate--CoA ligase codes for the protein MTNYQIKTYEEYQQAYARSVEDPESFWAGIADTFTWRKKWDKTLEWNFQEPDIKWFQGGKLNITENCLDRHLKTRGNKLALIWEPNDPKERFIRYTYRELYEKVCQFANVLKKNGAKKGDRICIYMPMIPELAFAVLACARIGAVHSVVFAGFSASAMADRINDAQCSMVLTSDGLNRGAKQIPVKRVVDEALEHCASVQKVIVVERLGWAVNMVEGRDVWYHDEVQGVSKECPAEEMDAEDMLFILYTSGSTGKPKGVVHTCGGYMVYAQYTFMNVFQYQESDVYWCTADIGWVTGHTYLLYGPLLSGATTLMFEGVPTYPDNGRFWQVVDKFSVSIFYTAPTAIRALMGGDIEDVLSYSLDSLRVLGSVGEPINEEAWHWYHTHVGKNRCPVVDTWWQTETGGIMISSLANVTPTKPAHAAYPLPGVQPILVDAEGNEITENEVEGYLCMKFPWPGIIRTTYGDHERARLSYFSTYKGLYFTGDGAKRDGNGLYRIIGRVDDVINVSGHRFGTAEIEEAINHNEHVVESAVVGYPHDVKGQGIYAFVICRDVPEHVDWLRAEIVETVVEKIGKIARPDKIQIVSGLPKTRSGKIMRRILRKVAEGDTSNLGDTSTLLDPAVVDEIKEGAL
- a CDS encoding nucleotidyltransferase family protein; the protein is MITKYDILSKLKELKPALNRDYAVKEIGLFGSFSDDSYNEHSDIDLLVELERPIGWKFFSLELYLEKIFGRKIDLVTKNALKDQIKDGILQQVEYV
- a CDS encoding SDR family NAD(P)-dependent oxidoreductase; amino-acid sequence: MKAVNIYIITGASKGIGKAIAEELLKDGNNQVVGVQRTNSISHPNYRHQPLDFSDIDAVEHNLQKVFLPYPGAARLVLVNNAGVLGDIGYIGEGMPNERFEFVFDVNVVVPAMLMNTFLQVYKDHPAQKVVVNVSSGAGKYPVDGWASYCASKAAIDMLSLTVQKEQEVRGTSTRIYALSPGVVDTAMQESIREADASRFSAVEKFRDYKAHGELASPEEVGRKIVHFLYNTENYKEVIVSVRDM
- a CDS encoding sodium:solute symporter family protein produces the protein MGILTWTYILVGLSFALYIGIAIWSRAGSTKEFYVAGGGVSPLANGMATAADWMSAASFISMAGLISFMGYDGSVYLMGWTGGYVLLALLLAPYLRKFGKFTVPDFVGDRYYSRTARLVAVVCAIFISFTYVAGQMRGVGIVFSRFLEVQIETGVVIGMVIVLFYAVLGGMKGITYTQVAQYCVLIFAYMVPAIFISLMLTGNPIPQLGLGSELKEGGYMLDKLDGMLTELGFAAFTSGSKATIDVFFITAALMVGTAGLPHVIVRFFTVPRVRDARMSAGYALVFIAILYTTAPAVGAFGMYNMLQTTSNQPIADMPQWVTNWQKTGLIALDDKNGDGRIQYVKGPEQNELIIDKDIMVLANPEIAQLPNWVIALVAAGGLAAALSTAAGLLLVISTSISHDLLKKSFMPDISEKSELIAARVAAAVAVIVAGYFGINPPGFVAEVVAFAFGLAAASFFPVIIMGIFSKRMNREGAIAGMVTGLVFTIAYISYFKFISPEMDKPENWLFHISPEGIGTLGMILNFAVSFAVSRMTPPPPVAVQELVEEIRVPRGAEAAAVAH